One genomic region from Streptomyces sp. NBC_01304 encodes:
- a CDS encoding MFS transporter, whose amino-acid sequence MSAPTLSPTTVEPRARPSRRRWAVLGVVLAADVLDLVDATITNVAAPTIARDLGGGSGLVQWLGASYALALGVLLVVGGRLGDKYGRRRLFLAGLTGFTLASVACGLAQGPEFLVAARLVQGAFGALLIPQGFGILGAVFPREEIGKAFSFFGPVMGLSAVGGPILAGFLIDANLAGLGWRAMFLINIVIGGAALVAALRLLPKDAGDAATSVDGIGSGLLAGAMLGLLGGLIEGSAHGWTTIPLLLIAGGLAFFALFCRRQRTAANPLIQPSLLRNRGFTSGLILGIAFFAAISGLLYVFSLFLQDGLGFSPLRAALGIAPVAAGIVISSIACYQLIGRFGRRLVVAGLLITLAGTGWLLALVLNSGTDLGSWALAAPALVVGIGMGTCFGTVYDVTIGDIAPDEAGSAGGSLGAVQQLANAIGAAAVTTVYFHTLGAAHDTAHATVVSLTVVIAVGALCLGLVRLLPRKAQPQDH is encoded by the coding sequence ATGTCCGCTCCCACCCTGTCCCCCACCACCGTCGAGCCCCGCGCAAGGCCCTCGCGCCGCCGCTGGGCCGTCCTCGGCGTCGTCCTCGCCGCCGACGTGCTCGACCTGGTCGACGCGACGATCACCAACGTCGCCGCGCCCACCATCGCCCGCGACCTCGGCGGCGGCTCCGGCCTCGTCCAGTGGCTCGGCGCCTCCTACGCCCTCGCGCTCGGCGTGCTGCTCGTCGTCGGCGGCCGGCTCGGCGACAAGTACGGCCGGCGCCGGCTGTTCCTCGCCGGCCTCACCGGCTTCACCCTCGCCTCCGTCGCCTGCGGGCTCGCCCAGGGCCCCGAATTCCTGGTCGCCGCCCGCCTCGTCCAGGGCGCGTTCGGCGCGCTGCTCATCCCGCAGGGCTTCGGCATCCTCGGCGCGGTCTTCCCCCGCGAGGAGATCGGCAAGGCCTTCAGCTTCTTCGGCCCCGTCATGGGCCTGTCCGCCGTCGGCGGCCCGATCCTCGCCGGGTTCCTCATCGACGCGAACCTCGCCGGTCTCGGCTGGCGCGCCATGTTCCTGATCAACATCGTGATCGGCGGCGCCGCCCTCGTCGCCGCACTCCGGCTGCTCCCGAAGGACGCGGGCGACGCCGCCACCTCCGTAGACGGCATCGGCTCAGGCCTCCTCGCGGGCGCCATGCTCGGCCTGCTCGGCGGCCTCATCGAGGGCTCCGCGCACGGCTGGACCACGATCCCGCTGCTGCTGATCGCGGGCGGTCTCGCCTTCTTCGCCCTCTTCTGCCGCCGTCAGCGCACGGCCGCGAACCCGCTGATCCAGCCGTCGCTGCTGCGCAATCGCGGCTTCACGTCCGGACTGATCCTCGGCATCGCGTTCTTCGCCGCCATCTCCGGACTGCTGTACGTCTTCTCGCTCTTCCTGCAGGACGGCCTCGGCTTCTCGCCGCTGCGCGCCGCCCTCGGCATCGCACCGGTCGCCGCGGGCATCGTGATCTCGTCCATCGCCTGCTACCAGCTGATCGGCAGGTTCGGCCGCCGGCTCGTCGTCGCCGGACTCCTGATCACCCTGGCCGGTACCGGCTGGCTACTCGCCCTGGTCCTGAACTCCGGCACCGACCTGGGCAGTTGGGCCCTGGCCGCGCCCGCCCTCGTCGTCGGCATCGGCATGGGCACCTGCTTCGGCACCGTCTACGACGTCACCATCGGTGACATCGCCCCCGACGAGGCCGGCAGCGCCGGCGGCTCGCTCGGCGCCGTCCAGCAGCTGGCCAACGCCATCGGCGCGGCCGCCGTCACCACGGTCTACTTCCACACCCTCGGCGCCGCCCACGACACCGCCCACGCCACGGTCGTCAGCCTGACCGTCGTCATCGCCGTCGGCGCGCTCTGCCTCGGCCTGGTCCGCCTGCTGCCCCGCAAGGCGCAGCCGCAGGATCACTGA